The Brassica oleracea var. oleracea cultivar TO1000 chromosome C6, BOL, whole genome shotgun sequence genome includes a region encoding these proteins:
- the LOC106300205 gene encoding sugar transporter ERD6-like 6: protein MSDTEEARNDLRRPFIHTGSWYRMGSRQSSMMGSSQVIRDSSISVLACVLIVALGPIQFGFTCGYSSPTQAAITKDLGLTVSEYSVFGSLSNVGAMVGAIASGQIAEYIGRKGSLMIAAIPNIIGWLCISFAKDTSFLYMGRLLEGFGVGIISYTVPVYIAEIAPQNMRGGLGSVNQLSVTIGIMLAYLLGLFVPWRILAVLGTLPCIVLIPGLFFIPESPRWLAKMGMTDDFETSLQVLRGFETDITVEVNEIKRSVASSTKRSSTVRFVDLKRRRYYFPLMVGIGLLVLQQLGGINGVLFYSSTIFESAGVTSSNAATFGVGAIQVVATAISTWLVDKAGRRLLLTISSVGMTISLVIVAAAFYLKGFVSHDSDMYSMLSILSVVGVVAMVVSFSLGMGPIPWLIMSEILPVNIKGLAGSIATLANWFFSWLITMTANLLLAWSSGGTFTLYAVVCAFTVVFVTLWVPETKGKTLEELQALFR from the exons ATGAGTGATACAGAGGAGGCGAGGAATGATCTGCGACGACCTTTCATACACACGGGAAGCTGGTACCGGATGGGCTCAAGACAATCGAGCATGATGGGTTCGTCTCAAGTCATCAGAGACAGCTCAATCTCTGTTCTTGCTTGTGTCCTGATCGTTGCTCTTGGCCCTATTCAATTCGGTTTCACT TGTGGTTATTCTTCTCCGACACAAGCTGCAATCACTAAAGATCTCGGTTTAACTGTATCTGAG TACTCTGTGTTTGGTTCTCTATCCAATGTGGGAGCTATGGTTGGTGCAATTGCCAGTGGTCAGATTGCAGAATACATTGGAAGAAAAGGG TCTCTGATGATTGCTGCAATTCCCAATATCATTGGCTGGCTTTGCATATCATTTGCTAAA GATACTTCTTTTCTTTACATGGGAAGGCTTTTAGAAGGCTTTGGTGTTGGGATCATCTCTTACACG GTGCCTGTGTATATCGCTGAGATAGCTCCACAGAATATGAGGGGAGGACTAGGTTCAGTGAACCAG CTTTCTGTGACAATTGGAATAATGCTGGCTTATTTACTTGGCCTCTTTGTGCCATGGAGGATTCTTGCGGTTTTGG GGACATTGCCATGCATAGTATTGATACCGGGACTCTTCTTCATTCCTGAATCCCCTCGCTGGCTT GCGAAAATGGGTATGACTGATGATTTTGAAACTTCATTACAAGTTCTCAGAGGGTTTGAGACTGATATCACCGTTGAGGTTAATGAGATCAAG AGATCAGTGGCGTCATCTACAAAGAGATCATCTACAGTTCGGTTTGTTGATCTCAAGCGGAGGAGATACTATTTCCCACTTATG GTTGGTATAGGGTTGCTTGTACTTCAACAACTCGGTGGGATCAATGGCGTTTTATTCTATTCCAGTACAATCTTTGAATCTGCAG GAGTTACATCAAGTAATGCAGCAACATTTGGGGTCGGTGCTATTCAAGTAGTGGCGACTGCAATATCAACATGGTTGGTGGACAAAGCAGGTCGTCGGCTTCTGCTTACC ATCTCGTCGGTTGGGATGACGATCAGTTTAGTAATCGTTGCAGCTGCTTTCTACCTTAAG GGATTTGTGTCTCATGATTCAGACATGTACAGTATGCTGAGCATCTTGTCAGTAGTTGGAGTAGTG GCAATGGTTGTTTCTTTCTCGTTAGGAATGGGACCAATTCCATGGCTCATTATGTCTGAG ATCCTTCCTGTGAACATAAAGGGTTTAGCTGGAAGTATAGCCACTTTAGCAAATTGGTTCTTCTCTTGGTTGATCACCATGACTGCAAACTTGCTCTTAGCCTGGAGCAGTGGAG GAACTTTCACTCTATACGCTGTGGTTTGTGCATTCACAGTGGTGTTTGTAACTCTATGGGTTCCTGAGACCAAAGGGAAAACGCTTGAAGAACTTCAAGCCTTGTTCAGATGA